DNA from Hyphomicrobiales bacterium:
TGATCTCGTGCTCACGCCGCGCTTTTCGCCAGGTCGGCAAGAGATCACCTACATGTCCTATGATGGCGGGCAGCCGCAGGTCTATCTGCTCAACATCGAGACAGGTCAGCGGCGCATTGTCGGCAACTTTCCTGGCATGACCTTTGCCCCGCGCTTTTCGCCGGACGGCGGCAATCTGGTTTTCAGCCTGTTGCAGAATGACGGCTATTCAGACGTCTATCGCTTCGACCTGCAGACGCAGACCACAACGCGCATGACCTCTTCACCGTCCATCGACACGTCGCCGAGCTTTGCGCCCGACGGCCGGCGCGTGACCTTTGCCTCGGATCGCTCAGGTTCGGGACAGATCTATGTGATGAACGCCGATGGTTCCGGCCAGGAGCGTATTTCGTTTGGGTCTGGCACCTATTCGACGCCGGTCTGGTCACCGCGCGGCGATCTGATCGCCTTCACCAAGCAGCAGGGTGGCCGCTTTCTGATCGGGGTAATGAATCCTGATGGGTCAGGTGAGCGCATCCTGACCGAAGGCTTTCACAATGAGGGGCCAACCTGGGCACCCAATGGCCGCGTGTTGATGTTCTTCCGCGATACGCCGGGCGCCAATGGCGGCCCACAGCTTTGGACGATTGATCTCACCGGTTTCAACGAGTTGCGGGTCGATACGCCCTCCTTCGGGTCCGACCCGGCCTGGTCGCCGCTGCTCAATTAAGGCCGACTTGGTCGCCTTCATGCGTGACGTTCTCATCCTCACCACCGGTGGCACAATCGAGAAGGTGCATGACTGGCAGACCGAAGGCTTGGGCTTTGAGATGGGTGGCAAGGCGCAGATCGCTGATCTGTTACACAATGCGCGCTGCTATCACGCCTCGCTGTTTGAGCTGATGATGAAGGACAGTCTGGACTTCACCGATGCTGACCGGCAGGCGATTCTCGATGCAGTTCTGGCCGCCGAGCAGGATGCCATCGTCGTCAGCCAAGGCACGGGCACGATGGAGCTGACCGCGCGTTTCCTCGATGGAGAAGTGGGCAAGAAGACCGTCGTGCTCACCGGCGCCATGCGCCCGCACTCCTTTGGCCGCTCGGATGCTTCGTTCAACATGGGCGGCGCGGTGATCGCGGCGCAGACCCTGCCTTCCGGCGTTTATGGCGTGATGAACGGACGGGCGTTTGCCGCCGCTGACCTTGCCAAAAACACCGGGCTTGGCCGCTTCGATGTGGCGCCCGACGCCATCTGACGGCCTGCGGCGTTTAGCCTTCGTTCACCATAGGTTCATCAAGCCTCGGCCTAGATGGCGCTTGCCACAAAAAAGCCCGCGTTTACCATGAACGACAACCCGCGCTTAACGTTGCTAATGTATGACCAGAATGCATCAATTGGTGCGCTGATGACTTTGGCGGGATCGCCCCGCGACCTTTGAGAAAGACCCTCTCCATGACCCGCCTTTCGGCTCTGACCAATGTCAGCCTTTTCGCCCGCCTTTTCATGGCGACGTTTTTTGCCCTGTTTTTGGCCGCGTGCGCATCGACGACGCCGGATCAATTGCCGCTGTCGCAGCAGGCCGCGCCTCCGGGCAGCGCGCAGGACTTCACCGTCAATGTTGGCGACCGGGTTTTCTTTGAAACCGACTCCACTGTGTTGACGGCGGAAGGTCGGCTGACGCTGGATCGCCAGGCGGCCTGGCTTGCGCAATATGCCCAGTATGCCGTGCAGGTTGAAGGTCACGCCGATGAGCGCGGCACCCGCGAGTACAATCTGGCGCTTGGCGCCCGCCGGGCTGCCACGACCCGCGACTATCTGATTTCGCGTGGTGTCTCGCCAGCTCGTCTTTCGACCGTCTCCTACGGTAAGGAGCGGCCCGTTGCGACCTGCAACGACATTACCTGCTGGTCGCAGAACCGTCGCGCCGTCACGGTGCTGCAGGGCGGCTAAGGCCTCCGCCTTTTTGAGATTGAAAGCCGGGCCCTCGTGTCCGGCTTTTTGTTGCGTGGTTTGACGCGACTACACTTGCGTTCATCGCGACTAACCGGCCGTTTGTCGCGACTAAAACCAGACGGTCTGGCCTGAAGTCGCGACTCTTTTGACCGTGTTCTTGTCCTCACATTTGCCGCCTTTGGGTGGAAACCAGAGCGGCAACACGCCAGATTGGCGCCACGATGTTTTGCGAAGGGTTTCTCTATGACCTCCCTTTCCCGTTTGTTTTGCCTTTGTCTCCTGTCCGGATCGTTGGCCGCGCCTGCTTTGGCGCAAGTCGCGCCCGGCCAGCAGGTGCCCCTGCCGCCCGCGAATGTGCCGGGCACCGTTGGTGGGGCAGGCATTCAGCCGGTCGCCCCTGGCACAGGGTCTACCGGTACGTTCCTTGCTCAGTCCAATCCGGCTGCCGATGCGCAAACCAATCTGCGGGTCGACAGGCTTGAGGGCGAGTTGCGCAATTTGGTCGGGCAGATGGAACAGCTCATGTTTCAGATGCGCCAGCTGCAGGATGAGCTGACACGGGCACGTGAGGACACTGAGTTTCGGCTGCGGGAATTGGAAGGCAATGGCATCACCGATGGCTCAGGTTTTCCGATGGAGCGTGGCGCGAACGATGGCCTGCAAACCAATGGTAATGTGACCGACGAGCAATTGCGCGACGTGCTGTTGGCGCGCGAGCGTGGAGAGCCGCCGCGCGATCTTGGCACTTTGAGTGTCGGCCAGGATGGTCAGCCCGTAGGCGGGACCATCGCCGATCCGAACGGGCCGCTTGATCTTTCCTCGCTCACGCTGAACGCCGCGCCGGAAGTCCGGCCCCAGCAACCCTTGAGCGGTGCAGTGGCAAGCATTGATCCGCTGGAAAGCCTCAGCCCGTCCGACGTCTACGAACTTGGCTATGATCATGTTTTGCGTGGCGATTACGGCCAGGCGATTTCGACCTTCACCGATTTCATCGACATCTATCCAGAAGATCGCTTGCGCCCGAATGCCCATTTCTGGCTTGGGGAATCGCATTTCGCGATGGGATCCTACACACCGGCAGCCGAGCAGTTCTTGGCGGTTTTCAACAACTACCCTGAAGACATCAAAGTGCCCGACGCGCTGTTGAAGCTCGGCATGAGCTTGGAGCGCCTGGGCGCGCAGCAGCAAGCCTGCGCGACCTTCACCAAGCTGTTGACCGACTATCCGCGGGCGCCGCAGATCGTGCTCGACACCGCTCGCACAGAGCAGGGCCTTGCTGGGTGCTAGACCGTCCATCTGCCGCCATCAATGATGCCTGGCGGACGGTCGGCGCCAATCTTTCACGCCATTCCTCTCTCCTGTTGGCGGTTTCTGGCGGCCCGGATTCTCTGGCGATGCTGGTCGGACTGGCCAAACTGTGTGAGGCGGGTTTGCTTGACGCAACCCTGAGCGTCCAAACGATTGATCATGGTTTGCGCCCAGAGTCCGCCGCTGATGCCAAGATGGTTGGCACAGTGTGTGGCGAGCTTGGTGTGAAGTTTCAGGCTACTAAACTCGGTCGCAAACCGTTTGCCCGAAACGCTCAAGACTGGGCGCGGACCGAGCGCTACTGCGCGTTGGCCAAAACAGCCGAAGACACACAATCGGTCATCTTGACGGCCCACACGGCGGACGATCAGGCCGAAACCCTGCTGATGCGCGCTGCGCGTGGCACCGGCAGCGAAGGGCTTGCTGGCATCCGCACCGAAACATTTTTGCAGGGCGCCCGTGTTTTCCGACCGTTTTTGGATTGGTCACGTAGCGACCTTCACGCCGTTCTCGACGGTACGCCATGGCAGCCAGCGGACGATCCTTCCAACCAGGATGAAAGTTACACGCGGGTGCGGTTTCGCCGCTGGCTTGCTGATGCCCCCATGCCCGACGGCGCGCGAAGCGTTGTCGATGGTCTGGCTGATACAGCGCGCATCGCGGGTTTGGAAAACGCGGCGCTGGAACACTACGCCCTACATTTTTTCCAGCAGGTTGGCGGCGCAACTCACGGCTTTGTCGATGGCCGTCTGGCCCTGCGCGCCCAGCCTCTCGCGGTTCAGGCCCGGTTTTTCCGCCTGTCCCTCTCATCTGTCGCCCGCAGCCTAGGCGTACCAGCGAACGATCGTGCCTTGTCTTTCGACTTAGGCCGGATGGTTGCGCTGGCGCGGCGCATCGCTAACGAATCGAAGGGCCGTTGGGTCGGTGGCGGCGCGGTCATGGATTGGCAGCGCGACCAAGACATGGAGCGCATTTCCGCCTTCGGCGAAGCGGGTCGATCAGGTTTCCCAGCGCTCGATTTGGGCCCTGGAGAGAGTGCGCGGTGGGACGATCGCTTTGAGATTTGCAATTGGACCAAACACCCGCTGGCCATTCGAGCATGGCAACCGGGCGATCCTGAGCCCCCACTGGATCGCGATGGTTTGAGTCACGCGATCCTGGCAAGCCTGCCCGTCGCTGAGCATGAGGGCGAGGTCGTTGCCACGGTCGGTGGCCCGAGCCAGGAGGATTGCCGCAAGGCGGGTATGGCCTTCCTTGGCATTTTGCCATCTGAGCTTTTCACATAAGGCGTGTTGGTGCCAAATGGCGACTACCCTTTAACCTCATCCTGCGGAATCTTGTCGCGATTCACCGCTCTTTCCTTGGCAACAGGGTGTTTGGAACCTATCTTCCCTATCAACGGGCTTGTACACGCCAATCTGCTGGCCAGCCCAAACCCTTTTCCTGTCGAGGATTGGACCTTTTATGAACTCCAACTTCCGTAATTTCGCCCTGTGGGTGGTGATCGGCCTGCTGCTGGTGGCGCTGTTCAACATGTTCTCCGGCCCGACCCAGCAAGGCGGTGGATCGGACATTGCCTATTCGCAGTTCCTCTCAGAAGTGGACAATGGACGCATCCGTGACGTGACCATTATGGGCCAGCAGATCACCGGTGTTTACACCGATGGAAGTCAGTTCCAGACCTTTGCCCCGGATGATCCCAACCTTGTGCAGGATCTCACCAATGCTGGCGTGCGCATCAGTGCACGACCGCAGGATGAAGGCTTCTCGCTGTTCTCGGTGCTGATTTCGTTCGGCCCGATGCTGCTGCTAATCGCCGTATGGATTTACTTCATGCGCCAGATGCAGGGCGGCGCGGGTGGCAAAGCAATGGGCTTTGGCAAGTCGAAGGCCAAGCTTCTAACCGAAGCGCATGGCAAGGTGACGTTTGACGACGTGGCCGGCATCGATGAAGCCAAAGAAGACTTGGAAGAGATTGTTGAGTTTCTGCGCGACCCGCAAAAGTTTCAGCGCCTTGGCGGTCGTATCCCACGTGGCGTGCTGCTTGTCGGCCCTCCGGGTACGGGTAAGACGCTGACCGCTCGTGCGGTTGCCGGCGAAGCCAATGTACCGTTCTTCACCATTTCCGGTTCGGACTTTGTGGAAATGTTCGTTGGTGTCGGTGCTTCTCGTGTGCGCGACATGTTTGAGCAGGCCAAAAAGAATTCACCTTGCATCATCTTCATCGATGAGATCGATGCAGTTGGTCGCCATCGTGGTGCCGGTCTTGGCGGCGGCAACGATGAGCGCGAGCAGACGCTGAACCAGTTGCTGGTTGAGATGGATGGCTTTGAAGCCAATGAAGGCGTGATCATAATCGCGGCGACCAACCGCCCCGATGTTCTTGACCCTGCATTGTTGCGTCCTGGCCGTTTCGACCGTCAGATCGTTGTGCCGAACCCCGATATTGTCGGCCGCGAAAAGATCCTGAAAGTGCATGTGCGCAATGTGCCGCTTGCACCGGATGTGGACTTGAAAGTGCTGGCACGCGGAACGCCTGGGTTCTCTGGTGCTGATCTGATGAACTTGGTCAATGAGGCTGCTCTGTTGGCCGCCCGCCGGTCCAAGCGTCTGGTCACGATGAGCGAGTTTGAGGACGCCAAGGACAAGGTGATGATGGGTGCGGAGCGCCGTACGCTGGTCATGACCGAGGAAGAGAAAAAGCTGACGGCTTATCACGAGGCCGGCCACGCCTTGGTGGCGTTGCACATGCCAGCGTCTGATCCGATCCATAAGGCGACCATCATTCCGCGCGGTCGTGCGCTGGGTATGGTGATGCGCTTGCCGGAAAAGGATCAGGTCTCGCTGACACGCGCCAAATGCTACGCCGATTTGGCCGTGGCGATGGGTGGCCGCGTGGCGGAAGAAGAAATCTTTGGCTACGAGAAAGTGACCTCCGGGGCCTCGGGCGATATCCAGATGGCAACCAAACTCGCCAAAGCGATGGCCACGCAGTTTGGCATGTCCGACAAGCTGGGTCCGTTGCTCTATGGCGAGAACCAGCAGGAAGTGTTCTTGGGCCATTCGGTGGCGCAGAACCAGTCTGTGTCGGAAGCCACGCAGCAATTGGTGGATGAAGAGGTCAAAGCCTTTGTCGAGCAAGGCTACCAGACGGCCAAGAAGATCACGCTGGACAATATCGACCAGCTCCACACCATCGCCAATGGTCTGTTGGAGTATGAGACCCTGTCCGGTGATGAGATCAAGGCGTTGCTGGATGGCAAGCCGCCTGTGCGCGAAGATATCGACGATACACCGACGCGCTCGCGTGGGTCGGCGGTACCAAGCGCCGGTCACAAGCCCAAAGACAAGGGCGGCGATGAAGGCGTTGGCGATATGGAGCCGCAGCCAAGCTAGGCGCCCAGTTTACCAAAACCGCAGAAAACCCCGGCAGCGATGCCGGGGTTTTGTTTGTATTGTGTAAAGCTTGGTCACGATCTTTGATGGCGTTTGCGCTTGCGCTAACCGGGCCTTTGCGCGCACACGCTATGGTCTGGGTTTCAATGGTACTGGGTCGCTAGGGGTTTAGCAGTGGTACGGCGTTTTTTCGGGACTGACGGCATTCGCGGGCGAGCCAATGCGGGCAACATGACTGCGGGCGTTGCGATGCAGGTCGGTATGGCCGCCGGCAAACTGTTCACCAATGGTGGCCATCGTCACCGCGTGATCATCGGCAAGGATACGCGCCTTTCCGGATACATGATTGAAAACGCGCTGGTCGCAGGCTTTACCTCGGTGGGCATGGATGTGTTCCTGGTCGGGCCTATGCCGACGCCGGCGGTTGCCATGCTGACGCGCTCGCTGCGCTGCGACCTTGGCGTGATGATTTCCGCCTCGCACAACGCCTTTCACGACAATGGCATCAAGCTTTTTGGTCCGGACGGCTACAAGCTGTCCGATGAGATCGAGCTTGAGATCGAAGCGCTGATGCAAGCGCCGGTTGAGCAGCTGTTGGCTGGCCCGGCACAGATTGGCCGCGCCAAGCGTCTTGATGGCGAGCAAGCGCGTTATATCGAATTCGCCAAGCGCACACTGCCGCGATCAATGAGCCTGTCAGGCCTGCGTATCGTGCTCGATTGCGCCAACGGCGCTGCCTACAAGGTCGCGCCAGCCGTGCTGTGGGAACTTGGCGCCGAGGTGATTACAATCGGTGATGATCCGGACGGTACGAACATCAATGCCGGCTGTGGGTCCACCCAGCCGCAGGCGCTATGCGACAAGGTTCGCGAGCTGCGCGCCGATGTTGGGATCGCGCTGGACGGCGATGCCGACCGCGTCGTTCTGGTCGATGAGCGCGGAAGCATCGTTCAGGGCGATCAGCTGATGGCCGTTGTGGCCGACAGCTGGCGCGCCGATGATCGGCTGACGCAACCAGGTGTTGTGGCAACCGTGATGTCGAATCTTGGCCTGGAGCGCTACCTGGAAAGTAAGGGCCTCGGGCTGGTGCGCACCCAAGTTGGTGACCGCTATGTGGTCGAGCATATGCGCGCCAATGGCTACAATGTTGGTGGCGAGCAGTCGGGGCACATTATTCTCTCTGATTTCGTGACCACCGGCGATGGGCTGGTCTCGGCGCTGCAAATTCTGTCGGTTGTGGCGCGCGAAGAGCGCAGCGTGTCGGAGATTTGCAGCCGCTTTGAGCCGGTGCCACAGATCCTTAAAAACGTGCAGTTTGAAGGCGACAGTCCGCTGGCGCGCGATGCCGTTCAAGAGGCGATTGAGGCGGCCAAGCAACGTTTGGGCAATCAAGGACGGCTAGTTATTCGACCCTCTGGCACCGAACCGCTGATCCGCGTGATGGCTGAGGGTGACGATCCGGCGCTGGTTGAGACGCTGGTTGACGAGCTGTGCGAAACACTTCGCAAAGCCGCCTAACTTTCTGAAAAAACTGAAATTCTCGGCATGATCCTTCCCAAGGGGAAGGGCGGCTTGTCTCGTTTCAACACAAAGCTTCCTTTAAGTATTCACCTGGTGTTAACTTGCCTTAACGTGCCATTTACTTTAATTTTTAACGTTAAAAATCAAGGTTAAGCCTGCTTTAACCTCTGCCCGTCATAGTTGTTCTCGCAAACGGCCCATTGCCACCTTTGGCGTGAGCCCGTTCGACAGCGAAGAAGGAATTGATGTGATGGGTACATCCAAATCTCTGTTCATCGGTGCGCTCGCCTCGACCCTGTTCTCAGGGGTGGCCTATGCAGCCGACTACATTCCACCGCCAATCGTCGATTTCGAGCCGGAATATGAGCTCGAGATCGGTGGCAACCTCTACCTGCGCGGCTATATCGGCTTCACCAACCAGGAAGTTGATGAGCTGGATCCCTCGCGGCTTGGAACTGCCGCCGTGATCGACGTCTTGCACGCACAGTTCGAAGCGGGTGGTCTTGTTGGTGGCGCGGTCGGTTACAGGCTCAACGACTGGTTCCGCGGTGATATCAGTGCTGAGTATCGGATGCGCACGGCCTTTGATGGCCTGGATCGCTACGACACAACTGGCGATGGTACATGGGATGGGACCAACGACTACACCGCTGATAAATCGGAAATCGTCCTGCTTGCGAATGCCTTCGTCGATATGGGCAGTTACCACGGCATCTCGCCCTACGTCGGCGCCGGTGTTGGTGCGTCGTACACGATGATTGACGACATGGTCGATGTGAACACGCCTACTGGCGGCGTTGCTTTTGCAGGTGACAACGGCGAATGGTCGTTGGCGTGGGCTCTCTATGCTGGTCTTGGATTCGAAGTGAACGATCAGCTGACCTTGGACCTTGGATACCGTTATCTTCACATTGGCGACGCTGAATCCGGCGATGTCGATCCATTTACCGGCGGTGCAGTTGTCAGCCCAGTTCTGTTCAACGGCATTTCATCGCACGATGTAACACTCGGCTTCCGTTATGCCTTGGGCGGTTTCGGTGGCGGTGGTGGCGGACACCATTACAGCAGCTACTAAGCTCCCTTTTCCTTACACACGACTTCAAGCCGCTGGTTCTGCCAGCGGCTTTTTTGCGCCAGCTCCAGCCAAAAGCTGGTTGGTAGATTTTCGCAATTGACGGCGCCTTCCTCTTCGCTTAGTGCCGGCGGTGGGACACCTCTCCCCAACGAGAGGCTTTCTATCTGGAAGGATAGCCATCATGAGCACTGCAATGCCCGGCACGCGGCCGGTTAATCCGCATTTTTCGTCCGGCCCCTGCGCAAAGCGCCCCGGCTGGACCCTCGACGGTCTGCAAGATGCAGCCCTCGGACGTTCTCACAGATCATCGGTCGGTAAGTCGAAGCTGAAAGAGGCGATCGACAAGACGCGTGCGATTCTGGACGTGCCGGACGATTATCGCATCGGCATCGTGCCAGCGTCCGATACGGGCGCCGTTGAGATGGCGATGTGGAGCCTGCTTGGCGCCCGCCCGGTGACCATGGTTGCCTGGGAGAGTTTTGGCGCTGGCTGGGTGACTGACGTCGTCAAGCAGCTCAAACTCGACGCCACCAAGGTCGAAGCGGCCTACGGCGCGCTGCCAGACATGGCAGCTATCGACTACAACACCGATGTCGTTTTCACTTGGAACGGCACGACCTCGGGCGTGCGCATGCCAAACGGCGATGCCATCGCCGCTGACCGCCAGGGCCTCACTATCTGCGATGCAACTTCGGCGGCATTTGCGCAGGATTTGCCATTCGACAAGCTCGATGCGGTGACCTTCTCCTGGCAGAAAGTGCTGGGTGGGGAAGCGGCCCACGGCGTTCTCATTCTCTCCCCCCGAGCGGTCGAACGTCTTGAGAGCCACACGCCGGCTTGGCCGCTGCCGAAGATCTTCCGGCTCACCAAAGGCGGGAAGCTGATCGAGGGCATCTTCAAAGGCGAGACCATCAACACGCCCTCCATGCTGTGCGTGGAAGACTATCTGGATGCGCTGAATTGGGCCGAGTCGATTGGTGGATTGAAGGGGCTCATCGCCCGCGCTGATGCCAATGCCGATGTCATCGACACCTTTGTGCAGGCAACGCCTTGGATCGACTATCTGGCAGAGGGTCGCGAAACACGCTCCAACACTTCGGTTTGCGTGAAAATCGTCGACCCGGACATTCTGGCACTCGATCATGCGGCCCAAGCGGCCTTCGCCAAGGCCATCGCCAAGCGCTTGGAAGCTGAGGGCGTGGCGCTCGATATTGCGGGCTACCGCGATGCGCCTGCTGGTCTTCGCATCTGGGCTGGAGGCACGATTGAAGCCTCCGACATGGAGGCGTTGATGCCGTGGCTCGATTGGGCGTTCGCGCTTGAGAAAGCAGCGCTCCAGGCTGCCGCCTGATCGCCATTTCTCTCTTCTATGGTCGGCGCGGAAGCGCCGCCTAACCGTGTTTTGGTGCCAAGTCTGGCGACCATTTCCCCAACTCATTCATGACAATCAGGAGTGCCTCAGATGGCCCCTCGCGTTCTTATTTCTGACAGCCTTTCACCCACGGCCGTGGACATCTTCAAGTCTCGCGGTATCGACGTCACCTTTGAGCCAGGCCTCGGCAAGGACAAGGAGAAGCTACTGTCCATGATCGGCGATTATGATGGTCTGGCAATCCGTTCGGCCACCAAAGCGACTGACAAACTGATTGCCGCTGCCGATAACCTGAAAGTGATCGGTCGAGCCGGTATCGGTGTCGATAATGTCGATATCGCAGCCGCGACCTCGCGCGGCATCATCGTGATGAACACGCCCTTCGGCAATTCCATCACGACCGCCGAGCATTCGATTTCGATGATGCTGGCCTGTGCCCGTCAGATCCCTGCCGCCGATAACTCGACGCAGGCTGGCAAGTGGGAGAAATCAAAATTCATGGGCGTGGAGGTCACTGGCAAGACGCTCGGTTTGATTGGCTGCGGCAATATCGGCTCCATTGTCGCGGATCGCGCGATTGGCCTTAAAATGCGTGTCGTGGCCTATGACCCCTTCCTCACCGAAGAGCGTGCCGTGGAGCTTGGCGTCGACAAGGTTGAGTTGGATGAGCTTCTGGCCCGTGCCGACTTCATTACGCTGCACGTGCCAAAAACCGACAAAACGGCGAACATCCTTTCCGCCGATGCCATCAACAAGATGAAAAAAGGCGTGCGCATCATCAACTGTGCCCGCGGCGGCCTGGTCGATGAGAACGCGTTGCGCGCTGCGCTCGACTCCGGCCACGTGGCCGGTGCTGCCATGGACGTTTTTGCCGAAGAACCTGCCACCGACAATGTGCTGTTTGGAGCGCCGAACCTTGTTTGCACGCCACATCTGGGCGCAGCCACCACCGAGGCGCAGGAGAATGTCGCGCTTCAGGTGGCCGAGCAGATGGCCGATTACCTGACCACTGGTGCGGTCACCAATGCGCTCAACTCGCCGTCGATCTCTGCTGAAGAGGCGCCGCGCTTGGCACCGTTCGTCAAGCTTGCTGAGTTGGTTGGCTCGTTTGCCGGTCAGCTGACGGAAACCGCGATTGAAGGTATCACCATTGAGTACGCCGGGGACATTGCCGAGCTTAACACCCAAGCGCTTTCCTCGGCTGCGCTGGCTGGCGTTCTGCGTCCGCTGCTTTCCACCGTCAACGTGGTTTCGGCCCCAGCGATGGCCAAAGAGCGCGGCATCGCGCTGGAAGAAACCAA
Protein-coding regions in this window:
- the tolB gene encoding Tol-Pal system protein TolB, with translation MLKSGTIRSVHPFVLVFAMAIMALLVSFRPAHAVLEIDITQGNLEPLPIAIPAFTSATGDGDIAAQMSQVISNNLNRSGLFRTLDPASFIEQGLTVSAGPNFAEWRVINAQALVVGQVERQGDGRLRVDFRLWDVFGAESMIGQQYFTTPDNWRRVAHIISDAIYQRLTGESGYFDTRVVFVDETGPKENRIKRLAIMDQDGANVRYLTTGNDLVLTPRFSPGRQEITYMSYDGGQPQVYLLNIETGQRRIVGNFPGMTFAPRFSPDGGNLVFSLLQNDGYSDVYRFDLQTQTTTRMTSSPSIDTSPSFAPDGRRVTFASDRSGSGQIYVMNADGSGQERISFGSGTYSTPVWSPRGDLIAFTKQQGGRFLIGVMNPDGSGERILTEGFHNEGPTWAPNGRVLMFFRDTPGANGGPQLWTIDLTGFNELRVDTPSFGSDPAWSPLLN
- the tilS gene encoding tRNA lysidine(34) synthetase TilS — its product is MLDRPSAAINDAWRTVGANLSRHSSLLLAVSGGPDSLAMLVGLAKLCEAGLLDATLSVQTIDHGLRPESAADAKMVGTVCGELGVKFQATKLGRKPFARNAQDWARTERYCALAKTAEDTQSVILTAHTADDQAETLLMRAARGTGSEGLAGIRTETFLQGARVFRPFLDWSRSDLHAVLDGTPWQPADDPSNQDESYTRVRFRRWLADAPMPDGARSVVDGLADTARIAGLENAALEHYALHFFQQVGGATHGFVDGRLALRAQPLAVQARFFRLSLSSVARSLGVPANDRALSFDLGRMVALARRIANESKGRWVGGGAVMDWQRDQDMERISAFGEAGRSGFPALDLGPGESARWDDRFEICNWTKHPLAIRAWQPGDPEPPLDRDGLSHAILASLPVAEHEGEVVATVGGPSQEDCRKAGMAFLGILPSELFT
- the ftsH gene encoding ATP-dependent zinc metalloprotease FtsH; this translates as MNSNFRNFALWVVIGLLLVALFNMFSGPTQQGGGSDIAYSQFLSEVDNGRIRDVTIMGQQITGVYTDGSQFQTFAPDDPNLVQDLTNAGVRISARPQDEGFSLFSVLISFGPMLLLIAVWIYFMRQMQGGAGGKAMGFGKSKAKLLTEAHGKVTFDDVAGIDEAKEDLEEIVEFLRDPQKFQRLGGRIPRGVLLVGPPGTGKTLTARAVAGEANVPFFTISGSDFVEMFVGVGASRVRDMFEQAKKNSPCIIFIDEIDAVGRHRGAGLGGGNDEREQTLNQLLVEMDGFEANEGVIIIAATNRPDVLDPALLRPGRFDRQIVVPNPDIVGREKILKVHVRNVPLAPDVDLKVLARGTPGFSGADLMNLVNEAALLAARRSKRLVTMSEFEDAKDKVMMGAERRTLVMTEEEKKLTAYHEAGHALVALHMPASDPIHKATIIPRGRALGMVMRLPEKDQVSLTRAKCYADLAVAMGGRVAEEEIFGYEKVTSGASGDIQMATKLAKAMATQFGMSDKLGPLLYGENQQEVFLGHSVAQNQSVSEATQQLVDEEVKAFVEQGYQTAKKITLDNIDQLHTIANGLLEYETLSGDEIKALLDGKPPVREDIDDTPTRSRGSAVPSAGHKPKDKGGDEGVGDMEPQPS
- a CDS encoding porin family protein, coding for MGTSKSLFIGALASTLFSGVAYAADYIPPPIVDFEPEYELEIGGNLYLRGYIGFTNQEVDELDPSRLGTAAVIDVLHAQFEAGGLVGGAVGYRLNDWFRGDISAEYRMRTAFDGLDRYDTTGDGTWDGTNDYTADKSEIVLLANAFVDMGSYHGISPYVGAGVGASYTMIDDMVDVNTPTGGVAFAGDNGEWSLAWALYAGLGFEVNDQLTLDLGYRYLHIGDAESGDVDPFTGGAVVSPVLFNGISSHDVTLGFRYALGGFGGGGGGHHYSSY
- the pal gene encoding peptidoglycan-associated lipoprotein Pal, translated to MTRLSALTNVSLFARLFMATFFALFLAACASTTPDQLPLSQQAAPPGSAQDFTVNVGDRVFFETDSTVLTAEGRLTLDRQAAWLAQYAQYAVQVEGHADERGTREYNLALGARRAATTRDYLISRGVSPARLSTVSYGKERPVATCNDITCWSQNRRAVTVLQGG
- the ybgF gene encoding tol-pal system protein YbgF, with amino-acid sequence MTSLSRLFCLCLLSGSLAAPALAQVAPGQQVPLPPANVPGTVGGAGIQPVAPGTGSTGTFLAQSNPAADAQTNLRVDRLEGELRNLVGQMEQLMFQMRQLQDELTRAREDTEFRLRELEGNGITDGSGFPMERGANDGLQTNGNVTDEQLRDVLLARERGEPPRDLGTLSVGQDGQPVGGTIADPNGPLDLSSLTLNAAPEVRPQQPLSGAVASIDPLESLSPSDVYELGYDHVLRGDYGQAISTFTDFIDIYPEDRLRPNAHFWLGESHFAMGSYTPAAEQFLAVFNNYPEDIKVPDALLKLGMSLERLGAQQQACATFTKLLTDYPRAPQIVLDTARTEQGLAGC
- a CDS encoding asparaginase, which produces MRDVLILTTGGTIEKVHDWQTEGLGFEMGGKAQIADLLHNARCYHASLFELMMKDSLDFTDADRQAILDAVLAAEQDAIVVSQGTGTMELTARFLDGEVGKKTVVLTGAMRPHSFGRSDASFNMGGAVIAAQTLPSGVYGVMNGRAFAAADLAKNTGLGRFDVAPDAI
- a CDS encoding phosphoserine transaminase gives rise to the protein MSTAMPGTRPVNPHFSSGPCAKRPGWTLDGLQDAALGRSHRSSVGKSKLKEAIDKTRAILDVPDDYRIGIVPASDTGAVEMAMWSLLGARPVTMVAWESFGAGWVTDVVKQLKLDATKVEAAYGALPDMAAIDYNTDVVFTWNGTTSGVRMPNGDAIAADRQGLTICDATSAAFAQDLPFDKLDAVTFSWQKVLGGEAAHGVLILSPRAVERLESHTPAWPLPKIFRLTKGGKLIEGIFKGETINTPSMLCVEDYLDALNWAESIGGLKGLIARADANADVIDTFVQATPWIDYLAEGRETRSNTSVCVKIVDPDILALDHAAQAAFAKAIAKRLEAEGVALDIAGYRDAPAGLRIWAGGTIEASDMEALMPWLDWAFALEKAALQAAA
- a CDS encoding phosphoglucosamine mutase; the encoded protein is MVRRFFGTDGIRGRANAGNMTAGVAMQVGMAAGKLFTNGGHRHRVIIGKDTRLSGYMIENALVAGFTSVGMDVFLVGPMPTPAVAMLTRSLRCDLGVMISASHNAFHDNGIKLFGPDGYKLSDEIELEIEALMQAPVEQLLAGPAQIGRAKRLDGEQARYIEFAKRTLPRSMSLSGLRIVLDCANGAAYKVAPAVLWELGAEVITIGDDPDGTNINAGCGSTQPQALCDKVRELRADVGIALDGDADRVVLVDERGSIVQGDQLMAVVADSWRADDRLTQPGVVATVMSNLGLERYLESKGLGLVRTQVGDRYVVEHMRANGYNVGGEQSGHIILSDFVTTGDGLVSALQILSVVAREERSVSEICSRFEPVPQILKNVQFEGDSPLARDAVQEAIEAAKQRLGNQGRLVIRPSGTEPLIRVMAEGDDPALVETLVDELCETLRKAA